AAACTAGCTAAACaccaataaattgttttttattttttcaataaataccaCTGCTTATACTTTTTAGATTTGAACTGTTTTGAATCAAGTTTGTAGAAGGAGCCACCAATCCTCCAGCCTCGTGAACgtcaatttttctttattggaTTTGATGATTTTCCCCTTCTGGTATATCTAAGAAGttatgtttcattaaaatcggttcagtagtgtttgagatataataaaatgtacataTGTAGTACCTATGTTAATAATGAtgcgtatttatttttcgaacaaatcaaaaggagggcaactggcggccttatcgctttcgagcgatctcttccggGCAACCACTGagtgaagaaaaataaaaatgtattaaattacataagataggcaagtagtgcaaaaatacatgttatacacatttattaaaacaaaaactaaacaggaataaaatattaaagatacattaaagagtaaaaagacacataaatcacgataatttaagataagtctcacgtcagttagtagttagtaagaaagttagggatacgatgagGGCAGGTTATGTTTGTACacaagaaatttaaaggaagatagagaaggagctaagcgaatagggacgggaagtgacttccatagcctaactgcagaaaccttaaaggaatcgccaaggagttatgagatgtgATTTCAAGGgtagttttcggaagagcgtaagctatagttatgcgCTCCCaaaaattagaaatttaaGGAGTGATACTCGCCCTTCCccttttacaattttaacttaatCAGGTCAATTGGTCAGTCTTTTCATCTTCCATTAACTCCAAGATAGCTGCGCCCGCAGTTTTTGCTGAAAACTGCCTATCTTCATACAATGATTTTTTCATCTTCCTTACCTCATCTGCCAGTTTACGTATCCCACTCAAATCTTCAAAACAAAGGGAAATTTGTCCTTGGTCAGAATCGAAAAAGAAGCATCTTTGCATGACCTTGAAAAACTTTAGTCTACCAACAAGCTTCTGCAGCTGCTCGCAaacttttaagaataaaaagaaacatcTTGGCTGGCATAAGTTTTGTGAGAGCATGTGCCAGCCTGGTACCACTTCGTCTGTGGTTTGGAAACAGTTCAGAAGATTGCGGTGTTCCCTCTATTGTTATGATGTCCCTTCTAATAATCCTTCTAGCTGGGTTACCTAAATTGGCTCCTCCATCATTCCCTTTCTATGATTGTCTTCCTTATAAGTATAAttcttagaatttttttaagcgACCGCTTCTTCATCATTGTCCTCCAATACTCTTCACATACCATCTTCTCCAAATTACGATGCTTATCTTCTCTCACGATGCCATCTAGTACAAGTAATGTTCCATGTCTATTACACAGTTTTGATAAACTTTCTCGTCTTCCTAATCCCGTTGAAAATTTCCCTAGTAACCCAATGTTATCACATAGTTAAGAAGCCCTCATTTTTGatcctaaaataattttaaactttggAATTGAAAAAGAATCCCCCCAAACTTGCAGGCGgcgggacgtgacgaccccatcgcccactggtgaaataacctgtgacagaggttatttcaccagcgcaatcagtcaatcccttcctagtgggagtgccatgctgttgcctcctggcttcagccaaacgggcaggcacgaccggggcagtaccactgtctttcagaaaaccggcgtaaagtgatacaaaaggttcgccttcttgtactcgcgtttcgtgcggtgagaaagattcccggagcccatccccCCCCCTctacaagaaatatgaaggtgcagaagaatcagaatctaccccaggggggtaccacacgcgcTTGCGGTGGAGAACCCCCTCTGGGCGTCCACCACTGGGACACTCAGCACCCGGTGGTGgacgcacaggctgcccttcgtattctggagGGGCAATTCTgcgctatttaaaaaaaaatattatcggtctcggggcaaacggagcaatccaacaaaggcacccccatccacactcgccgtggacttcacaaatattagggggctcaactccaacatccacgctgtccactatcatttagagactgcgaagccggccttgctctttcttaccgagactcagatttcctcccctttctggaaaaaaatttaaaagactgGCAGGGTTGGGTACCGATGTATACTGATCCTCCAAGTTTCCCAGTAATGAGTGCATCGGTGCGGCTGTGTGGATCCCTTCATACAAAATAGTATTGAGCTAAAAACTTCCTCCCTTGACCTCCGTATTTTCAGGTGAAGCTTTTGCATCCAGGAAGCTGTTTTGAAGCTGAGTCACACAACTTGAATACAGTTaagttagtatttttttccgaTTCTCGCAGCTCCTTACAATCTCTAGGTGATTATTAGTACGTAGTACGTAgtcgtaatgaaacagtgatgtgtcctgacaaggacagttgtaaacgttatcgtcatgaaacaataatttgttctgaaaagaacagttaaccggcgttatcgttagaccacgatatcgaactgttctgagaagaacacgttcgtacccttcgacggttgcgcgcagaaaaggacaactttttgccgcgccttgattttatcgtctacgcacccttcgcatcttggaaccacatgttaccactagtggccagtgtaggataatttttgtatataaatctactgtttttaaatataaagacattccacattccatcttcacctcttctctacgaattattaggaagttttattttaaccaaataagaaccaatcaacataaaccaaaCGAACCTAAAGTGGTGACCCCGAGAAGAACACCAAAAAATTTGAAGATGTCGAACACAGAAATTTCCGGTGCAGAGCGTAAAGTTTCATCACAACCGTCGAGCCAAGAAGTCTCCAGTATTTCACTGTCGCTCCGTGTGCCACCATTCTGGCGCGACCAGCCGCTCCTCTTGTTCTGCAGTTTCGAAGCAGCAACCGCCGATCTAAAACGAAGCCAGGCCCAACTCGCCCAGATGGTCATCGCACAGCTTGAAAAGCAAGATATCCAAAACATCGCTGATCTCATTTGCTCGCCGCCGGAAGCAGATTACTACAATGCCATTAAAGACCGTTTAATATCATTATACGAAGAATCTAACAGCGCACAAACGAAGAAGCTACTGTCGCAAGTTGAGCTTGGAGACCAGAAACCCAGCCAGCTGATGAGGCAAATGAAGCAGCTTAATAAGGACAAATTTCCCGAGAGCACCATCAAAATGATGTGGCTCGAGCATCTGCCGCCACACATTCGTTCCGTGCTAGCCGTCAGCGAAGCGTTTGAAATCAAAACGACGCTTGACGACCTGACCTTGCTCGCGGACAAAATGATGGAAGTCCACACGCCGTCGCAACACATCGCTGCCGTCGCAACGCCTTACGTACCTGTAGCATCGCCACCAACTCCAGAACAACCAACCATCGACACCCTCATCGGTGAAATAAGAAGGTTGTCTTTGGAAGTTGCCGAGCTACGAGCACAACCTCGCGACAACTACCGCAACAGTCGTTCTCGCCACCATTTACAATCACGCTCCCGGAACTTATCAACAAAGCGCAACGAAAACCGACGAGAGTCACAGATGGAAGATCGAAGCcggaaaaaatctccaatgccGTACTGCTATTACCATCATCGCTATGGTATGGACGCGAAGAAATGCGCACCACCATGCAGTTTCAAGCCAACCAgtcggaaaactaaaagtaacgctggccgcggcgggaaccggcgttatcatcacaccgccttttcgttaccgacagggtaacgaaacttacctttttggtCGACACAGGAGCCAATATCTCCGTGCTACCAAAGACAAAAGGCTCACGCGAAAAACCACTGCCATTTCAACTCTACGCCGCCAACAACACGGTCATTCCAACATACGGAGAGAAGTCACTCCAACGTGATCTTAACCTCTGAAGACCGTACACATGGAAATTCGTCGTAGTagatgtgtctaaggcaatcctgggagcagatttCTTGCAGTACCACCACCTCATTGTCGATGTCAAAAACCGAAGATTGATCGACGGGAAAACAAAGCTGGTAACAAACGCTCAACTCAGTACTGCAGACATACCTACAGTTCGTAGTATTGACATTGAGCAAAATTACCACAGCATTCTAGCAGATTTCCCAGGCACAACCAGAATCACTTCAATAAAGCTTAGTCCCAAACATTCCGTCgaacacttcattgaaacaaatggaccgccccttcactgcaagccacgccccattgcaccgcatcgttacgaaatggtcaggaaagaattccaaaacatgatCGATCAAGGGTTATGCAGACCAAGCAAAATCCCTTGGGCATCACCTCTTCACGTCGTGCCAAAGAAGAATGGAGACCTACGCGTGTGTGGCGATTACCGAAGACTCAATGCCATAACCAAGCCCGATCGGTATCCCATACCACGCATACGTGATTTCACATACCAACtcgcagggaagaaaattttctccacactcgacctcaatcgcgcgtaccaacaactgccagtcagcgagcaagatgtggagaAAACCGCCATCATCACACCCTTTGGCCTTTTCGAGTTCCCGCGCATGTGTCCTGGTCTAAAAAACGccggacagactttccaacgctTTATTCGCGAAGTACTGCGCGAACTCAACTTCGTATTCCCTTTCGTTGATGATCTACTCATAGCATCAATCGACGAGGAAGAGCACCGAAAACATCTACGCATCGTATTACAGCGACTAGAAGAATACGGCATCaccatcaacccatcaaaatgtgttttcggccAGTCAACTGTGAAATTCCTCGGTCACGAAGTCACGGCGGAAGGAATACAGCCACcccaagagaaggtacaagcTATTACAGACTTCAAGCTATTACAGACAGCTTAAAGCCGCATTAAAAGCAAGACTACAGACCGCAAAAAGCTGGATCAACGAGCTACCAACCGTCCTACTCGGATTACGCGCCGCTATGCGAAGTGACACCGGCGTAAGCGCCGCCCAACTTACCTACGGATGCAACATACGCTTACCCGGTGATTTCTTATCAACGACCCGCAATGACGTCATCATGGACTCTGGCTACATCGATCAGCTGCGCGACGCAATACGCAACCTGCAACCAATGCAATGCCGAGTCAACCacacagcaacacaaaacccatattcgttcaccgcgacctgcaatcatgtgaatacgtattcgtacgcatagacgccgtaaaaaagccattacaagcaccttacgacggaccctatcgcgtgctgaaacgagacagcaagatattcacgctgcagttacctaaccgtgaaatgaatatctctatTGAGGGCCAGAAGTaacgttgcgtaattaattttctcgtagtcttgattccagggtggctaacgttatgtactgcgttgaatgcggtacgtcggtattcttctggtaggtacggacgtaactgtgaggttgaagtttcgcagtgtaatttgatgtttgagacgggcaggttgactttcttgaaacataagttgctctgtagactgagtgctttaatggtatcgctatcgcgttcttgagcttctgcaagtagattgtagtcaatcggcgatggacaggtgattgcttcgacacgtgataatgcatctgcggctgcattttgagatccactgacgtgacgtatatcagtggtaaattcgctgatataaagtagctgtcgggtgcgtctcggtgattcgctgtttgtatgtttgtatgtcCATTCTGGTTGTGCCTGGGAAATCTGCTAGAATGCTGTTGCCGACCGTTACCGACAGGGTAACGAAAAGGCGGTGTGATGATTCGGTAACGCCGGTTCCCGCCGCGGCCagcgttacttttagttttccgacTGGTTTATGAGCTTGAAACTGCATAGTTGTGCGCATTTCTTCGCGTCCATACCGTAGCGATGATGGTAATAGCAGTACggcattggagattttttccgGCTTCGATCTTCCATCTGCGACTCTCGTCGGTTTTCGTTTCGATTTGTTGATGTGTTCCGCGAGCgtgattgtgaatgtgaatggTGGCGAAAACGACTGTTGCGGTAGTTGTCGCGAGGTTGTGCTCGTAGCTCGGCAACTTCCAAAGACAACCTTCTTATTTCACCGATGAGGGTGTCGATGGTTGGTTGTTCTGGAATTGGTGGCGATGCAACAGGTACGTAAGGCGTTGCGACGGCAGCGATGTATTGCGACGGCGTGTGGACTTCCATCATTTTGTCCGCGAGCAAGGTCAGGTCGTCAAGCgtcgttttgattttaaacgcTTCGCTGACGGCTAGCACGGAACGAATGTGTGGCAGCAGATGCTCGAGCCACATCATTTTGATGGTGCTCTCGGGAAATTTGTCCTTATTAAGCTGCTTCATTTGCCTCATCAGCTGGCTGGGTTTCTGGTCTCCAAGCTCAACTTGCGACAGTAGCTTCTTCGTTTGTGCGCTGTTAGATTCTTCGTATAGTGATATTAAACGGTCTTTAATGGCGTTGTAGTAATCTGCTTCCGGCGGCGAGCAAATGAGATCAGCGATGTTTTGAATATCTTGCTTTTCAAGCTGTGCGATGACCATCTGGGCGAGCTGGGCCTGGCTTCGTTTTAGATCGGCGGTTGCTGCTTCGAAACTGCAGAACCAGAGGAGCGGCTGGTCGCGCCAGAATGGTGGCACACGGAGCGACAGTGAAATACCGGATACGTCTTGGCTCTACGGTtgtgatgaaacttgacgctCTGCACCGGAAATTTCTGTGTTCgacattttcaaattttttaaaaacagtagatttatatacaaaaattatcctacactggccactagtggtaacatgtggttccaagatgcgaagggtgcgtagacgataaaatcaaggcgcggcaaaaagttgtccttttctgcgcgcaaccgtcgaagggtacgaacgtgttcttctcagaacagttcgatatcgtggtctaacgataacgccaattaactgttcttttcagaacaaattattgtttcatgacgataacgtttacaactgtccttgtcaggacacatcactgtttcatgacgacacgtactaatcacctacatatGGATACCTAGTTATTTTGGTATAGCGGGTAATGAAACTGCTGACTCTAGTGCAAAAGGTGCTATTTTCTGCAGATCTTGTCAGCATCCTAACATCTCAGCCCACGACCTAACAGCTCTTGCGTAGTCCCACCTTTTAAAATCTtagacataattttttaagcaAAAAAGTCACTATGATCTACCGTCTTTGTATAGGGCACGCTTGTACTCCCGTTCACCTagccaaaattaaaattaaagacaGTTCTCTACGTGAGTGTGGTCTGACAGGCAGACGAAGGCTCGACAGACCATATATCTTTTAACTGATCTTTAATTAATGACTCGTTATTTGACTATCTTTCCCATTCCCTCGTCCATGTGAACTTAATTCCCATCCAGCCCTATCGTCAAAATTTTAGGgaaatttatttcaagttaaagttttaaataagattCTCCCCTCACTACCATAGTCTATATATTAAcctcttataattatatattattttgtctgCATGTGTAGACAATAAAGACAATATTGTGGTGTCATCTTTGTTTTAGGTAATTCTGCTTAGATCAAATTCAATCTATCAAATCTATCCTCACCGTGTTAAAACATAGAACTCGACATTGGCGGAATTGAGATTTACATAGAAGTAGAAGTTACACGTTGTTGATTCAAAATTATTCACAACAAGTTTTTCAAAGTACCCTTACCTTGACAAGTACTTTTGAGTCTGGAAATCTTAAGCAAAAACtacttatttaagtaaataaataatgcagcATGGCATGTGGAATCGCTAAGATTCGAAAAATACGTGAAGCGAAATTAGACCATTGAACATTTAAAGGTACACAAAAGATGAcacgttaatttatttaaatttgttaccCATAATGATTTTCAATctaattcatataaaagttatacacattttaaaaaatatagctcAGGCTGACCCGACGTCGGCGTTTTATCTGTATTGGAGAACAAATtaactatatgtatatgtcgcagccaactagcttaattatatatatagcaataaCAGCCAAGCCCtttaactaaacggcgccgtttaactagcggcctgaaagatattcaggcGTAGcatttgttacaacatttcaTAAACTGGCTCgctaatgcttaggccattcATACGATAGTCATTTGGCAGATATAAGAAAAATGCAACatatgacaaaaaatatttatacatatagtcTCACAATACCAAAAAAAACTGTAGTAAAGCTAAACGGTCACAGATTTTGATTTTGTCGAAATAAGTAAtcgtgtttttatttaagaatgatAAATAACATGTAAAAAAACTTGTGTTCACAGGCATGGTACGTCACAGGGACTGTTGCGAAACTGGTACAACGCAGATTGCTCAAAAGACTTTTGAAAAGTAGACATTTTggctgtttttaattaaaaatttggttCGATTCCAATGCTGATTGGTTTCATCAGGTCTTATTCATACGGTCATACCCGACAGTGTGCAACACCACTCGAATGTCATCactcataatattaattatttatagtctTTGAATGTCATTGTGTACACTGTAGTGTATTGTGAAAACTGAAAAggtatacaaaacaaaaattagaGATCAAAGATAGTCCTTTCGttgataaatagtttttagattattaaGCTTTCGAcgttgttataatttttgatattgtgttataatattgatagCTTTTATTACGCGATGAGTTTTGAAACTACAGCCACCAATGGAAACGACAAATCTGAACGCAAATACTATGATCGCACAAAATCAGACGATTTGCAAATATCGAGGACAGATATGAATATGCtgataatgaattatttagtTACAGGTAAGAATTTTGTTAAGAGAAACCTTTAACCTTGGTTTATTGTTTCAACTACTTTACATGAATGCATAATATTAATGtgcatattttttctttgtcaAGAGGGGTTTAAAGAAGCTGCTTTAAAGTTTCAACAAGAAGCAGGTCTGCAGGAGCCTGCCCTATGTAGCTCATTAGATGAGAGGATAATGATTAGAGAGGCAGTTCAAGGAGGTCGTATATCAGAAGCTATTGCTATGGTTAATGCTTTACACCCAGAGCTGCTAGACAATGACCGCTATCTATATTTCCACTTACaggtacaataaaaaattataattgtatgagAATATAAAATGCACTATAACACTAAGTGTCACTAAGgtgttattttgtaaaaaccaaacttatataaaatatactctgAGAATTATTCTAAACTTTGATAGTTTTCTAATTAAGTATACCGGTTTTTATTCAATCTCTGTAGACTTAAaagatatgaataatatttataataattaacttcaCTATCTAccatttatttagtataatgaAACTTGTAGTAATtaacttgttttaatttttacagcAACTGCAGCTTCTGGAACTTATTCGGGCAGGTCGAGCAGAAGAAGCCTTAGCATTTGCTAGTGCAACATTAGCTGAGGCTGGGGCAAATGACCGTAATGCACTGACTGAACTTGAACGGTCACTAGCTTTATTGGCATTCCCTGATCCTCATGCTTCTCCCTTTGCTGACTTACTGCTACCATCTCACAGCCAAAAAGtatgaatatttgtttaaattcttACTTATCCAGTTATTCTGTAACTGCATAAAGGACACACTTTGTTTATTTGAAGTATGTTCATTGCCCTGGATGTGATTTCAGAGAAAAAATCTAAGAATGATAACAATTATGACACTCACTACACACATGAtgcatattaaaaaacatatttatttttataattaaatgtttatgttttcaGATTGCCAGTGAATTAAATGCAGCTATTCTGAAAATGGAAAACCAAGAATACACAAATCCAAAATTATGCAGTCTTTTAAGAATGATTCTTTGGTCACAAAGTGAACTGGACAAACACAATGTGAAATATCCAAAAATGACAGACCTCGCTAATGCTACAATTGAAcaacctaaataaaataataataaggatCATCATATGTATGTGCATGTAATCAGTTAAGTTTTTGTatgaatgtttatttaaggtaaataaaaatttagacattttagttttctttatttcaattatgcttattttaaatttgaacagttaaaacaaaataaaatattagtacatCTTGTCAAGAGTTTGTCATAATAGAATGTAACATGGTAgtctaaaacaataaaaaaagttcatttaattttttttaatttctgatTTTCAAGATATCGGACTTAAGTTGTTccatattaaattgtattttgttattaacaatttgttttcttGTATCAGTAGGGTCCCTGTCCCTAAACTATATAGACCTCTGATAGAAGCCAGTCAAATCACTAatcataaattatgaaaaccCAAAATGAAAGATGTCACAAAATTTGATTATTAGcaactaattaatattgtgcatattaaatactttttaattgaaaagaaaaacattgaaatttaTGCCCATATTCTAGAAACAACCTAAAAAGCTACTTACAAAACAACTTTTTTCTGTTTAGAGTTTTATAACAGACCTAGGTTAATCTTTAATAAAGAcctcattttaattttatgtcacCAACTGAGAACATAGTCCAATGCTTTCGATATCAGTCCACTTGACCGTTGTGGCACTGGGGCTTGTGACATTGGAGTAGGACACAGAGATCTTGCTTGAGTTGATTGTCTGTAACAATTGCATTTACATTtagttataatacaaaaacctGACATCTCCTAAGGGaccaaaatttattatctgACCTTACAGGATGATTTGAGTTGTAGTACATAGGATTTAATagactatttattaaatatgaattggTTTATTACTGTATGTTTTGTGACAAAAACGATTTCTAATAGGTGATGAGCCCTCTAAGCCTGTACTTCATTGCCTTTTGGTGCTAAGGCTTGTTGGTTTGCTTCACTGTATGAGCGAGTGTAATGTAATGTGTTACgtagtggttgcctggaagagatcactcgaaagcgataaggccgccagttgccctccttttgatttaattatgttcaatttttttatattgtaatgtaacgaagtattaataaataaataatgcacacatagaatcGAGTCCATTAGCATAGCCAGGGTTCAAACCtgtgacctcagggatgagagttgcaatACTGCTAATTATAAATgatcattaatttatgtagCCTATAATAAATTGAGAAATTTCCTCTAAGTACCTTTCTGGGAATGCACCAGGGCTTGGAGCACTTATCCTAGGTGGATCTTTACATTCAACAATTCCCACCATGATACCAGGTAATATTTGTCTCCCATTTAAAGCTAGTGATCTCTCTTTCTCTGCTCTAGTAGCATACCTGATGTGTGCCCAGTTACCCTGAGTTGGGTATTGCTTATCTGTTAAGgtacgaaaatatattaatttcacaTTTGAATGTACTTCCAATTTTCATATGTAAGAGTATATTGCAAggcaaatagaaaataaaatacttttagcaTTATGATTATGTAAGCTTTAATAAACACGAAAGTCATGCATTTTAAGCTAAGCACATTTGTAATGCTATCTGACATTAAAATATGAGGAAATGTATGGCTTAATCCAGAATCTTTGGATATGAGCCATACACTAAAGGTTAAACACCTTCTTCctcataaagaaaaattataaatatactaataaaattttggcCTTTGACACCTTAATAACCTACCAACCTAAAACTCACCTAAAATAGCTCCACAATTGCTAAATCTGGCCAGTACAGTATTTGCAGCATTTGGAGGAAACCCAAATACTGTGATCCAATATTCATCTATTTCTTGACATCCATCTTGCCATTGTGACGTCAAAGAATGGTTATTCACTGAagcattatttacatttgagTTCTGTAGAAATGAATTGTTGTTACCATATCCAACAAAGCTGTGATCTTGAAAAAGTGACTTATTGATTGACGGTTCAGACTTAATAGTATCAAATAGGTCTTCAATAGGAGGTCCACTTGGTTTGGTAGAGAATGAAACATTGGGTGACGATGGAATGTTTGAAAATACGTGTTGCTGATTATATATTGCTTGTTGGTGCATTAACATACTCTGACGATAAACTTTTTGATCGGGTGTGGAAGTCTGAGATGGACTTGTTGGTGAACCTGAAAAAtggttaaaacaaattaaatattaaagaatcatattatttacaaaattaaaatatagataatagaaaAAGCATACCAAAAGCAAGACTTCTTCCCTTTGTTGGCGATAAGCTGTTTGTTCGAGGTGTTGTTGGGGGATTTATTTCACCTAACAAAAAAGGGGGCAAGTAGCCCACGTTTGGACTTCCTGAAGGAGAATGTGTGGGGCTACCCAAAGCCATAGGTTCCATAGCGAATAGAAAacggtaatttattatattaagatatactgttataaaaataaatctatatattaaatcCAATCCAAAATTAAGttgtttgaaattttaaatcctACGCTCGTTTACCGGACAACTCTAGCAAATCTAACATCGCCTGctgacgttttttttttttaatttactgacCAGGGGGTCTAGCCATATTAGTTTTCGACATACACTACCGCTTTACTGCAATTGTATTGTCGAAAACGTTTCGTTCGGAGCCAAGAGACACGTTACTACACTACCGCAAAGTCGACATGGTTGTTCCGAGCTGCTGATCGCAGCACCTTATTCCGTCATTTTGTTTCTGTATTAAATGTATTCCTAATGTTACCTAAAACcctaataaaagtaaaaactttaccatattattacaataggAAGCTGCAAAATGGACATAAGAAAATGAGCAAGGTCGGAATAATTTTCGATTTAAGTGGAATTTATGGAAAAATGCAATACGGCATAGTACATGAATTTAAATAGcatgttaaaattaactatgtttttgtttcatgTTCTCTCAAAAATGtaaggttataaataaataaaatattttgaacctGCATAATCGTATTATAATTAGAAGTActcatactttatatttttaggatttGATCTCGCAACAAATAATCTGCAATATGAAGAAATAACACATTTTGATTTACCACTTTGAAGAAACAATAGAACTAGTAGTGCggtttgataaataaataaagagtaaaaaaaattgattagcAGTTGATACAGTGCAaggaatttaaagaaaatatgaaatgTGAAGCTTTAATTATGTTTGGTG
The genomic region above belongs to Pieris brassicae chromosome 9, ilPieBrab1.1, whole genome shotgun sequence and contains:
- the LOC123713935 gene encoding glucose-induced degradation protein 8 homolog, which encodes MSFETTATNGNDKSERKYYDRTKSDDLQISRTDMNMLIMNYLVTEGFKEAALKFQQEAGLQEPALCSSLDERIMIREAVQGGRISEAIAMVNALHPELLDNDRYLYFHLQQLQLLELIRAGRAEEALAFASATLAEAGANDRNALTELERSLALLAFPDPHASPFADLLLPSHSQKIASELNAAILKMENQEYTNPKLCSLLRMILWSQSELDKHNVKYPKMTDLANATIEQPK
- the LOC123713934 gene encoding nucleoporin Nup35, which produces MEPMALGSPTHSPSGSPNVGYLPPFLLGEINPPTTPRTNSLSPTKGRSLAFGSPTSPSQTSTPDQKVYRQSMLMHQQAIYNQQHVFSNIPSSPNVSFSTKPSGPPIEDLFDTIKSEPSINKSLFQDHSFVGYGNNNSFLQNSNVNNASVNNHSLTSQWQDGCQEIDEYWITVFGFPPNAANTVLARFSNCGAILDKQYPTQGNWAHIRYATRAEKERSLALNGRQILPGIMVGIVECKDPPRISAPSPGAFPERQSTQARSLCPTPMSQAPVPQRSSGLISKALDYVLSW